From the Helicoverpa armigera isolate CAAS_96S chromosome 27, ASM3070526v1, whole genome shotgun sequence genome, one window contains:
- the LOC135118944 gene encoding actin-related protein 6-like — protein MSETSCYILDNGGYTAKVGFSNMEPKVVPNCIMKAKSERRRPFIGSQIDDCRDASGLFYILPFQRGFLINWDTQKTVWDYMFSKECCPVNFSETPLIITEPLFNFASIQEAMTEIFFEEYECTSLLRINATDLADYKYRKDHKNKCTLVVDTGYSFTNIVPYIDGKKYREGIRRIDVGGKVLTNHLKEVLSYRQLNVMDETFVINQAKEDSCFVSQDFLADMEIARKKGPENTIVKDYVLPDYTSIRRGFLRDIVKPDEELEQQTLRLNNERFAIPELLFHPSDVGIPQMGIPEAIMNSIAACPEEHTESLLENIVLYGGNAMFPGFRDRVYNEVRSFALDHFDVNVTKAENPLTYAWEGGKQIFRDPDFYSFCVTKEEYEEEGKALAFERFDI, from the exons ATGTCTGAAACATCTTGTTATATCCTCGACAATGGGGGCTACACTGCCAAGGTGGGGTTCTCCAACATGGAGCCAAAGGTAGTCCCGAACTGCATCATGAAAGCCAAGTCAGAAAGACGGCGTCCATTCATCGGGTCACAGATAGACGATTGTCGCGACGCCTCTGGACTATTCTACATTCTTCCTTTCCAAAGAGGTTTTCTTATCAACTGGGACACCCAAAAAACTGTCTGGGACTACATGTTTAGCAAGGAATGCTGTCCTGTGAACTTTAGTGAGACACCTTTGATTATAACAGAGCCATTATTTAACTTTGCCTCCATACAGGAGGCTATGACTGAGATTTTCTTTGAAGAATACGAATGCACGTCGTTATTAAGAATAAATGCTACAGATTTAGCTGATTACAAGTATAGGAAAgatcataaaaacaaatgcacACTTGTGGTAGACACTGGTTACAGTTTTACAAACATAGTTCCTTATATTGATGGCAAAAAGTACCGGGAGGGCATAAGACGGATAGATGTGGGTGGGAAAGTGCTGACAAACCATCTGAAAGAGGTTCTATCATATAGACAGCTGAATGTAATGGATGAGACTTTTGTTATCAATCAGGCGAAGGAGGATTCATGTTTTGTGTCTCAAGACTTTTTAGCAGATATGGAAATTGCAAGAAAGAAAG GCCCAGAAAACACGATAGTCAAAGACTACGTTCTTCCAGACTACACGTCAATCCGGCGCGGGTTCTTACGAGACATCGTCAAACCGGACGAGGAATTGGAACAGCAAACTCTTCGCTTAAACAACGAAAGATTCGCCATACCTGAATTGCTATTCCACCCTTCAGATGTAGGCATCCCTCAGATGGGCATACCAGAAGCTATCATGAATTCAATAGCGGCCTGCCCAGAGGAACATACAGAGAGTTTGTTAGAAAATATCGTTTTGTATGGAGGCAATGCTATGTTTCCTGGTTTCCGAGACAGGGTCTACAATGAGGTCCGATCCTTCGCGTTGGATCATTTCGATGTCAACGTAACCAAAGCGGAAAATCCGTTGACTTATGCCTGGGAGGGTGGAAAGCAGATATTCCGAGATCCTGATTTCTATTCGTTTTGCGTGACGAAGGAAGAATATGAAGAAGAAGGGAAGGCATTAGCTTTCGAAAGATTCGATATATAA
- the LOC110384618 gene encoding T-complex protein 1 subunit epsilon: MALFPGAVAFDEYGRPFIILRDQDKQKRLTGIDALKSHISAARQIASILRTSLGPRGLDKLMVSPDGDVTVTNDGATILKLMDVEHQIGKLLVQLAQSQDDEIGDGTTGVVVLAGALLEQASNLLDKGIHPIRVADGFEMAAATALAHLDGISEAFPVNKETREHLIKVAMTTLGSKVVVKCHRLMAEIAVDAVLSVADLEKRDVNFELIKVEGKVGGRMEDSMLVRGVVIDKTMSHPQMPKQLRDVKLAILTCPFEPPKPKTKHKLQVGSAAEYRELRQYEHDKFLEMVRRVKDAGATLAICQWGFDDEANHLLLAEGLPAVRWVGGPEMELIAIATGGRIVPRFEELTPDKLGSCGLVRELTFGTSKEEMLVIEECSNSRAVTVLMRGGNRMIVDEAKRSVHDALCIVRSLVQDSRVVYGGGAAEISCSLAVARAADKLSSLDQYAYRAYADALEAIPLALSENSGLSPIDTLSEIKSRQVSENNPYLGIDCMGTGSNDMKKMNVIESLHSKKQQISLATQLVKMILKIDDVRSPADSIDY; the protein is encoded by the exons atggctcTGTTCCCCGGAGCGGTGGCCTTTGACGAATATGGTCGTCCATTTATCATTTTGAGAGACCAAGATAAGCAGAAAAGGCTAACCGGTATCGATGCCTTGAAG TCGCACATCTCAGCAGCTCGCCAAATTGCGAGCATCCTCCGCACTTCCCTCGGTCCCCGTGGGCTGGACAAGCTCATGGTCTCCCCCGACGGAGACGTGACCGTCACCAACGATGGAGCGACTATCCTCAAGCTCATGGATGTGGAACACCAGATCGGCAAGCTGTTAGTGCAGTTGGCTCAAAGTCAGGACGATGAGATCGGTGATGGTACCACTGGGGTTGTGGTTTTGGCTG GAGCCCTTCTGGAGCAGGCCTCCAATCTCCTGGACAAGGGCATTCACCCCATCCGTGTAGCCGACGGCTTCGAGATGGCTGCAGCCACCGCCCTGGCCCACCTGGACGGCATCAGTGAAGCTTTCCCAGTTAACAAGGAGACTCGCGAGCATCTCATCAAGGTTGCCATGACAACGCTCGGCAGTAAGGTGGTTGTGAAGTGTCATCGGTTGATGGCTGAGATTGCTGTTGat GCGGTACTCTCAGTAGCAGACTTGGAGAAACGCGACGTGAACTTCGAGCTGATCAAGGTTGAAGGCAAGGTGGGAGGCCGCATGGAAGACTCCATGCTGGTCCGAGGAGTTGTCATCGACAAGACCATGAGCCACCCGCAGATGCCTAAGCAGTTGAGG GACGTAAAACTCGCGATCCTGACCTGCCCGTTCGAGCCGCCCAAGCCCAAGACCAAGCATAAGCTGCAAGTAGGCTCAGCCGCCGAGTACCGCGAGCTCAGGCAGTACGAACACGACAAGTTCTTGGAGATGGTGCGAAGAGTTAAG GACGCTGGAGCAACTCTAGCCATCTGCCAATGGGGCTTCGACGATGAAGCCAACCATCTTCTCCTGGCCGAAGGTCTGCCAGCCGTGCGGTGGGTGGGAGGCCCGGAGATGGAACTCATTGCTATCGCCACTGGGGGACGTATTGTGCCACGGTTTGAGGAGCTGACCCCGGACAAGTTGGGCTCCTGTGGACTTGTGAGGGAACTTA CCTTCGGCACCTCAAAGGAGGAGATGCTGGTGATCGAGGAGTGCTCGAACAGCCGCGCGGTGACGGTGCTGATGCGCGGCGGCAACCGCATGATCGTGGACGAGGCCAAGCGGTCCGTGCACGATGCCCTGTGCATCGTACGCAGTCTGGTGCAG GACTCTCGCGTCGTCTACGGAGGTGGTGCTGCCGAGATCTCGTGCTCGTTGGCCGTCGCTCGCGCCGCCGACAAGTTGTCGTCTCTCGACCAGTACGCCTACAGGGCCTACGCTGACGCCCTGGAGGCTATCCCACTGGCCCTGTCTGAAAACAG CGGCCTGTCACCAATCGACACTCTGTCAGAGATCAAGTCGCGACAGGTGTCCGAGAACAACCCCTACTTGGGCATCGACTGCATGGGCACAG GATCAAACGACATGAAGAAGATGAACGTAATAGAGTCTCTTCACTCAAAGAAACAACAGATCTCTCTCGCGACACAACTCGTGAAAATGATCCTGAAAATCGATGACGTCCGCTCCCCGGCTGACTCTATCGACTACTGA
- the LOC110384634 gene encoding protein CDV3 homolog has product MADLDDFFAKKDRKKSKAVKKFATADELAKKLDDPKQKSDVRPKKERPAQEGEEGGRAGEEEEWKEYEEPVKDYTGLKIQVLQGGNGQQGESGRDSASEDTAPEGGKVKGPWNKPQPEVEAPAPPPVEEPKPREVKPATYVPPSSRQRPIENVRRSTKHAPDIHNDDYFPVLGASAKRGGGGWSTAGAGAAREPSAPRQPLALGNRFTSLQDDS; this is encoded by the exons ATGGCCGACTTAGACGATTTCTTCGCGAAAAAAGATCGCAAAAAGTCAAAGGCAGTGAAAAAGTTCGCTACAGCCGATGAGTTAGCCAAAAAATTGGACGACCCAAAACAGAAATCAGATGTTAGGCCGAAGAAGGAGCGGCCGGCTCAGGAGGGAGAGGAAGGAGGCCGAGCAGGG GAAGAGGAAGAATGGAAGGAGTACGAAGAACCGGTGAAGGACTACACTGGGCTGAAGATTCAGGTGCTGCAGGGCGGGAACGGACAGCAGGGCGAGTCGGGCCGCGACTCGGCCTCCGAGGACACCGCCCCCGAGGGAGGGAAGGTCAAGGGACCGTGGAATAAGCCT CAACCGGAAGTGGAagcgccggcgccgccgcccgTCGAGGAGCCGAAGCCCCGCGAGGTGAAGCCGGCGACCTACGTGCCGCCGTCCTCGCGCCAGCGGCCCATTGAGAACGTTCGCAGGAGTACG AAGCACGCGCCCGACATCCACAACGACGACTACTTCCCGGTGCTGGGCGCGAGCGCcaagcgcggcggcggcggctggaGCAcggccggcgccggcgccgcgcgcgAGCCCTCCGCGCCGCGCCAGCCGCTCGCGCTCGGCAACCGCTTCACCTCGCTGCAGGACGACAGCTAG
- the LOC110384668 gene encoding nascent polypeptide-associated complex subunit alpha: MPELTELDKATASMTEKRKEETASSDSDSDDTIPELEDAGAPGTGGISNPIAGIDIVSKAKQSRGEKKARKIMSKLGLKPVQGVNRVTIRKSKNILFVINSPDVYKNPHSDTYIVFGEAKIEDLSQQATMAAAERFKAPESAAAGNDAAAAGTTVAPIAEEEDEEGVDETGVDEKDVEIVMSQANVSRARAVRALRNNQSDIVNAIMELTM, translated from the exons ATGCCGGAACTGACTGAGCTGGACAAAGCCACCGCCTCCATGACGGAGAAGCGCAAGGAGGAGACCGCGTCCTCGGACAGCGACTCTGATGATACTATTCCTGAATTGGAAGATGCTG GTGCACCAGGCACCGGAGGTATCTCCAACCCCATTGCTGGCATCGACATCGTGTCCAAGGCTAAGCAGTCGCGCGGAGAGAAGAAGGCGCGCAAGATCATGAGTAAACTCGGTCTTAAGCCT GTGCAAGGCGTAAACAGAGTGACAATCAGGAAGTCCAAGAACATTCTCTTCGTGATCAACTCCCCGGACGTATACAAGAACCCCCACTCGGACACGTACATCGTGTTCGGAGAGGCCAAGATTGAGGATCTGTCGCAGCAAGCCACCATGGCTGCTGCTGAGAGGTTCAAGGCTCCGGAGAGTGCTGCTGCTGGCAATGATGCGGCTGCTGCGGGCACG ACCGTAGCTCCCATAGCCGAGGAAGAAGACGAGGAAGGTGTGGATGAGACGGGAGTGGACGAGAAGGATGTGGAAATAGTAATGTCACAGGCCAACGTGTCGAGGGCACGAGCGGTCAGAGCCCTCAGGAACAACCAGTCGGATATCGTCAATGCTATTATG GAGCTGACGATGTAG